The Onthophagus taurus isolate NC chromosome 2, IU_Otau_3.0, whole genome shotgun sequence genome includes a window with the following:
- the LOC139428935 gene encoding uncharacterized protein — translation MRHLIISVLFVFTLTAEHKKKPQKQENDQKTIDIKIQMLEQQGLEGMQPDVYDSIMEAFGNKAIRPDGKMQLVVAFLKNKNTTKSLEWVAAVNPEGFFHSSLNYAYFKVDTKSSNNTVKIAGFKIKINEKKKFKQLKKDFKQVNKKLLNNNKQ, via the exons ATGcgtcatttaataatttccgtACTTTTCGTATTTACATTGACAGCTGAACACAAAAAGAAACCCCAAAAGCAAGAGAATGATCAAAAAACGATCGATATC aaaatacAAATGTTGGAACAACAAGGTTTGGAAGGAATGCAACCGGATGTTTACGATAGCATAATGGAAGCGTTTGGAAATAAAGCAATTCGTCCCGATGGAAAAATGCAACTTGTCGtggcatttttaaaaaataaaaacacaacTAAGTCGTTGGAATGGGTTGCGGCAGTTAATCCAGAAGGATTTTTTCACAGCAGCTTAAATTACGCTTATTTTAAGGTCGATACGAAATCTTCGAATAATACGGTCAAAATTGCtgggtttaaaattaaaattaatgaaaaaaagaagtttaaacaattaaaaaaggattttaaacaagtaaataaaaaattattgaataataataaacaataa
- the LOC111427227 gene encoding putative aminopeptidase W07G4.4, whose translation MAPATFFKAIQTFSKYLQYFFHDSLAAIGWLHIKCIPPTTRRAKDFIKQETAIQKLSEFSRITTITMEQLKRNYPFEVVEEYQLTASGYDCVLLVNSNGQETKIESFTGALSECLTVDPLAEKEIRILPLKENPGSRLIHAPTGTIDPDYDDVRSLRETAVKGVQTALKAGFKKLLIALQTHPDFEDAELVTLLGVFEGLYVPLQIKELNPKKLPTIEKLGIWTDNKDKTTSVLRQALILESGLKIARDIGSGDPERMAPPKVQEYVESAFKNSSIKLDVIDDISVISKEYPLFEAVNRAASVVERHRGRIIYMEYNPQDQSKITETIMLVGKGVTYDTGGADIKAGGIMAGMSRDKCGAAAVAGFMQVVNLLKPENVKVIGALSLVRNSVGSNCYVADELMKARSGALVRVGNTDAEGRMVMADVLCKMKELAMDAVNPSLFTIATLTGHAFLTVGTGYSIVMDNGPAKRAGTSTRLQTAGEKYSDPFEVSTIRREDLAFHRGKAQGDDVMQCSNAASSRTARGHQGPAGFLILASGLDKHGSGNQKPIKYSHLDIAGSAGDFPNPATGAPILALSKAFLFS comes from the exons ATGGCACCAGCAACGTTTTTCAAAGCGATACAgacgttttcaaaatatttacaatatttctTTCACG ATAGCCTCGCGGCTATTGGCTGGTTGCACATCAAGTGCATTCCTCCCACCACTCGCCGAGCTAAAGATTTCATAAAGCAGGAAACAGCAATACAAAAACTTAGTGAATTCAGCCGAATCACCACTATAACCATGGAACAGCTAAAACG GAATTATCCTTTCGAAGTCGTCGAAGAATACCAGCTGACGGCCTCAGGGTACGATTGCGTCTTGCTTGTAAACTCCAATGGACAAGAAACGAAGATAGAAAGTTTTACCGGCGCTCTTTCAGAATGTTTAACAGTCGATCCACtcgctgaaaaagaaataagaattttaccGTTGAAAGAAAATCCTGGTAGTCGATTAATTCATGCCCCAACTGGAACTATCGATCCCGACTACGATGATGTGAGGTCGTTACGGGAAACGGCAGTCAAAGGAGTACAAACCGCTTTAAAAGCAggatttaaaaagttgttgatAGCACTACAAACACATCCTGATTTTGAAGACGCCGAATTGGTGACATTACTTGGAGTTTTTGAAGGATTATAtgtg cctttacaaattaaagaattaaatccCAAAAAACTCCCAACGATCGAAAAATTGGGAATATGGACCGACAACAAAGACAAAACAACCAGCGTTTTAAGGCAAGCGTTAATCCTCGAAAGTGGTTTAAAAATAGCCCGGGACATAGGATCTGGAGATCCGGAAAGAATGGCTCCTCCTAAAGTCCAAGAATACGTCGAGTCGGCGTTTAAAAATTCCTCGATAAAATTGGATGTTATCGACGACATTTCTGTTATCTCAAAAGAATATCCTTTGTTCGAAGCTGTTAATAGAGCAGCTAGTGTCGTTGAACGCCACCGAGGAAGAATTATTTACATGGAGTATAACCCCCAGGATCAAAGTAAAATTACCGAAACTATTATGTTAGTCGGAAAAGGTGTTACTTATGATACTGGAGGTGCTGATATTAAAGCTGGGGGAATTATGGCGGGAATGTCACGTGATAAATGTGGAGCTGCAGCCGTGGCTGGTTTTATGCAAGTTGTTAATTTACTCAAGCCGGAAAACGTTAAAGTAATTGGAGCTTTGAGTTTAGTGAGGAATAGCGTTGGATCCAACTGTTATGTTGCCGATGAACTTATGAAAGCTAGATCGGGAGCTTTAGTCCGAGTTGGAAATACCGACGCTGAAGGAAGAATGGTTATGGCTGATGTTCTTTGTAAG aTGAAGGAATTAGCGATGGATGCTGTTAATCCAAGTTTGTTTACTATAGCTACGTTAACAGGACATGCATTTCTAACAGTTGGAACTGGATATTCTATTG TTATGGATAATGGGCCCGCTAAGAGAGCCGGTACTAGTACTAGGCTTCAAACGGCTGGTGAAAAATATTCCGATCCTTTTGAGGTGTCCACAATACGACGAGAGGATTTAGCTTTCCATAGGGGAAAAGCTCAAGGGGATGATGTAATGCAGTGTAGTAACGCTGCATCTTCAAGAACTGCGAGAGGTCATCaag GCCCAGCCGGTTTCCTTATACTCGCTTCCGGTTTGGACAAGCACGGATCTGGTAACCAGAAACCGATTAAATACAGCCATTTGGATATCGCTGGATCGGCAGGTGATTTTCCTAATCCCGCAACGGGAGCGCCAATTTTAGCCCTTTCAAAGGCATTTTTGTTCAGTTGA